One Notolabrus celidotus isolate fNotCel1 chromosome 16, fNotCel1.pri, whole genome shotgun sequence DNA window includes the following coding sequences:
- the tax1bp1a gene encoding tax1-binding protein 1 homolog A isoform X1, whose product MSSFQVVDSSPGSSVSVMETSNFAHVIFQNVGKSFLPQAPLECRYTLTPYITPHPKDWVGIFKVGWSTARDYYTFLWSPMPENYEPGSNVHRTVVFQGYYVPKSDGEFYQFCYVTHSGDIRGASTPFQFRCATPTEELLTVTEDDSNSDILVVTTKTGLLEHVEEAQQERRELLKAMRVLQDEKQQLQEEQKRLAREREQERETCCLLRTHNQELLRSSQGLSEEREEVRRRLTEATDRVRQLEEDLLGVTQRGLQKETELDCLRDRLKKLTVERDSLEGQLKNEKDERDLYKAHLRSTELENTKLSAELQMLKAVELNREVTIAQFQEELDRLRACVAQRDSLEKELLAHKADKAELCRVREQLRQAEEQLQASRQQASLLASELRDSASARDHTMTELYRARLEADKLRASLADAQAECQRMESQLDRMRSTAQKEVGVGTSGEITPSIMVVSEAEAELQREVEELKLRLHMAAEHYKEKYRECQRLRRQVAKLNTTEAQGEPKRNASTETTLEPLTPSPDSPTTGCIAAAVLHEAAEMTITRDLSDRESSHADLYNSTEKEEDQRETKPKDRPEMEAAGDSNQEENRQKDDKEKEENKDSLPEESLRMLSWVEVENERMSTKEEPSSGEAEAAQTAENLKEVAAEQVPTEVAGRRGGEAEKEQSRSVEEELAMMEEKWREQCAINETLKQRLADEEERFRVQMAERASEVTELKRNLAQALRDKEQLQEELQRYVCRQREQEACAQGADMRQPMMLRYPLPYPQDPSPPPLVPHRPAELQYGNPYSTDTTRDRVEAAPSPEHMSRPPPEAPSCAPPCAPPITPPSPSAGAPDWNQEVVCIQPARSTTPPEGTEHPAEEPRNAADGAQSSCDHQSSRRSEARSSFCFDSRSDVHKRCPLCEVIFPPHFEQRSFEQHVESHWKVCPVCSEQFPLNCQQQLFERHVLTHFDGHVLNFEQIE is encoded by the exons ATGTCATCATTCCAGGTGGTGGACTCCTCGCCGGGCAGCAGCGTCAGCGTCATGGAAACGTCCAACTTCGCCCACGTCATCTTCCAGAATGTGGGGAAGAGTTTCCTGCCCCAGGCACCCCTGGAGTGTCGCTACACCCTGACCCCTTACATCACCCCTCACCCAAAAGACTGGGTGGGCATCTTTAAG GTGGGTTGGAGCACAGCCAGAGATTACTACACCTTCCTCTGGTCTCCTATGCCTGAAAACTATGAACCAGGAAGCAATGTGCACAGGACTGTGGTGTTTCAAG GTTATTATGTTCCCAAATCTGACGGAGAGTTCTACCAGTTCTGTTATGTGACACATTCTGGTGACATCAGAGGAGCCAGCACCCCGTTCCAGTTTAGGTGCGCCACGCCCACCGAGGAGCTCCTGACTGTTACGGAGGATGACAGCAACTCAGACATACTGGTCGTCACCACCAAGACCGGTCTGCTAGAG CATGTGGAGGAGGCACAGCAGGAGcgcagggagctgctgaaggcCATGCGAGTCCTTCAGGATgagaagcagcagctgcaggaggagcagaaaCGACTGGCCAgggagagggagcaggagagggagaCGTGCTGCCTGCTGCGGACACACAACCAG GAGCTGCTGCGTTCATCGCAGGGCCTGTCAGAGGAGcgggaggaggtgaggaggaggctgacggaggccacagaccggGTCCGGCAGCTGGAGGAGGACCTGCTGGGAGTCACCCAGAGAGGCCTGCAGAAGGAGACGGAGCTGGACTG TCTGCGAGACCGCCTGAAGAAGCTGACGGTAGAGAGGGACAGCCTTGAGGGCCAGCTGAAGAACGAGAAGGATGAAAGGGACCTGTACAAG GCCCACTTgcgcagcacagagctggagaACACTAAGCTAAGCGCAGAGCTCCAGATGCTGAAGGCGGTGGAGCTGAACCGAGAGGTAACCATCGCACAGtttcaggaggagctggacaGGCTCAGAGCTTGTGTCGCCCAGCGGGACAGCCTGGAGAAAGAGCTGCTGGCACACAAGGCTGACAAG GCAGAGCTGTGCCGTGTGCGTGAGCAGCTCCGCCAGGCAGAGGAGCAGCTCCAGGCGTCGCGGCAGCAGGCCTCACTGCTAGCCTCGGAGCTCCGAGACTCAGCCAGCGCCCGTGACCACACGATGACTGAGCTTTACCGCGCCCGCTTGGAGGCTGACAAGCTCCGTGCCAGTCTTGCTGATGCTCAAGCTGAATGTCAACGTATGGAGAGCCAGCTAGACCGCATGAGGAGCACTGCACAGAAGGAAGTG GGTGTTGGGACAAGTGGAGAGATAACACCCAGCATCATGGTGGTGTCGGAGGCCGaggctgagctgcagagagaggtggaggagctgaagCTGCGCCTCCACATGGCTGCAGAGCACTACAAGGAGAAGTACCGGGAGTGTCAGCGCCTTCGCAGGCAGGTCGCTAAACTGAACACAACTGAGGCACAGGGG GAGCCGAAGAGAAATGCATCCACGGAAACTACGCTGGAGCCACTGACGCCAAGTCCAGACTCGCCAACAACAG GATGTATAGCTGCTGCAGTCCTTCATGAAGCCGCTGAGATGACAATCACTCGAGACCTCAGTGACAGGGAATCCTCACACGCAGATCTGTACAACAGcacagagaaggaggaagatCAAAGAGAGACAAAGCCAAAGGATAGACCTGAGATGGAGGCCGCAGGAGATTCAAACCAAGAGGAGAACAGACAGAAGgatgacaaagaaaaagaagagaataaagacagcctgccagaggagagcCTGAGGATGTTGAGCTGGGTGGAGGTGGAGAACGAGAGGATGAGCACCAAAGAAGAGCCCAGCAGCGGCGAGGCCGAGGCAGCACAGACGGCTGAAAACTTGAAGGAAGTTGCGGCAGAGCAGGTGCCGACGGAGGTAGCAGGGAGGAGAGGTGGGGAGGCGGAAAAGGAGCAGAGTCGGTCAGTGGAAGAGGAGCTGGCGATGATGGAGGAGAAGTGGAGGGAGCAGTGTGCAATCAACGAGACGCTCAAACAACGGCTGGCTGACGAGGAGGAAAGATTCAGA GTTCAGATGGCAGAGCGAGCCAGTGAAGTGACGGAGCTGAAACGCAACCTCGCCCAGGCCCTCAGAGACAAAGAACAACTGCAGGAG GAGCTGCAGCGCTACGTGTGCAGGCAGAGGGAGCAGGAAGCTTGTGCTCAGGGTGCTGACATGAGGCAGCCCATGATGCTGCGCTACCCCCTGCCATACCCTCAGGACCCTTCTCCTCCACCCCTGGTGCCACATAGGCCCGCTGAGCTGCAGTATGGCAATCCCTACTCCACCGACACCACAAGAG atcgGGTGGAAGCGGCCCCGTCTCCTGAGCACATGTCCCGTCCCCCACCTGAGGCCCCATCCTGCGCCCCTCCCTGCGCACCCCCGATCACACCTCCAAGTCCGAGCGCGGGTGCACCAGACTGGAACCAAGAGGTGGTCTGCATCCAGCCCGCCCGCAGCACCACCCCCCCTGAAGGCACGGAGCACCCGGCGGAGGAGCCGAGAAAT GCTGCTGACGGGGCTCAGTCGTCCTGTGACCATCAGTCCAGCAGACGCAGCGAAGCCAGGAGCAGCTTCTGTTTTGACTCCAG GAGTGACGTCCACAAGCGCTGCCCGTTATGCGAAGTGATCTTCCCGCCCCACTTCGAGCAGCGCAGTTTCGAGCAGCACGTAGAGAGCCACTGGAAGGTCTGCCCCGTCTGCTCCGAGCAGTTCCCCCTCAactgtcagcagcagctcttcGAGAGACACGTCCTCACGCACTTTGACGGCCACGTGCTCAACTTCGAGCAGATTGAATGA
- the tax1bp1a gene encoding tax1-binding protein 1 homolog A isoform X2, with protein sequence MSSFQVVDSSPGSSVSVMETSNFAHVIFQNVGKSFLPQAPLECRYTLTPYITPHPKDWVGIFKVGWSTARDYYTFLWSPMPENYEPGSNVHRTVVFQGYYVPKSDGEFYQFCYVTHSGDIRGASTPFQFRCATPTEELLTVTEDDSNSDILVVTTKTGLLEHVEEAQQERRELLKAMRVLQDEKQQLQEEQKRLAREREQERETCCLLRTHNQELLRSSQGLSEEREEVRRRLTEATDRVRQLEEDLLGVTQRGLQKETELDCLRDRLKKLTVERDSLEGQLKNEKDERDLYKAHLRSTELENTKLSAELQMLKAVELNREVTIAQFQEELDRLRACVAQRDSLEKELLAHKADKAELCRVREQLRQAEEQLQASRQQASLLASELRDSASARDHTMTELYRARLEADKLRASLADAQAECQRMESQLDRMRSTAQKEVGVGTSGEITPSIMVVSEAEAELQREVEELKLRLHMAAEHYKEKYRECQRLRRQVAKLNTTEAQGEPKRNASTETTLEPLTPSPDSPTTGCIAAAVLHEAAEMTITRDLSDRESSHADLYNSTEKEEDQRETKPKDRPEMEAAGDSNQEENRQKDDKEKEENKDSLPEESLRMLSWVEVENERMSTKEEPSSGEAEAAQTAENLKEVAAEQVPTEVAGRRGGEAEKEQSRSVEEELAMMEEKWREQCAINETLKQRLADEEERFRVQMAERASEVTELKRNLAQALRDKEQLQEELQRYVCRQREQEACAQGADMRQPMMLRYPLPYPQDPSPPPLVPHRPAELQYGNPYSTDTTRDRVEAAPSPEHMSRPPPEAPSCAPPCAPPITPPSPSAGAPDWNQEVVCIQPARSTTPPEGTEHPAEEPRNE encoded by the exons ATGTCATCATTCCAGGTGGTGGACTCCTCGCCGGGCAGCAGCGTCAGCGTCATGGAAACGTCCAACTTCGCCCACGTCATCTTCCAGAATGTGGGGAAGAGTTTCCTGCCCCAGGCACCCCTGGAGTGTCGCTACACCCTGACCCCTTACATCACCCCTCACCCAAAAGACTGGGTGGGCATCTTTAAG GTGGGTTGGAGCACAGCCAGAGATTACTACACCTTCCTCTGGTCTCCTATGCCTGAAAACTATGAACCAGGAAGCAATGTGCACAGGACTGTGGTGTTTCAAG GTTATTATGTTCCCAAATCTGACGGAGAGTTCTACCAGTTCTGTTATGTGACACATTCTGGTGACATCAGAGGAGCCAGCACCCCGTTCCAGTTTAGGTGCGCCACGCCCACCGAGGAGCTCCTGACTGTTACGGAGGATGACAGCAACTCAGACATACTGGTCGTCACCACCAAGACCGGTCTGCTAGAG CATGTGGAGGAGGCACAGCAGGAGcgcagggagctgctgaaggcCATGCGAGTCCTTCAGGATgagaagcagcagctgcaggaggagcagaaaCGACTGGCCAgggagagggagcaggagagggagaCGTGCTGCCTGCTGCGGACACACAACCAG GAGCTGCTGCGTTCATCGCAGGGCCTGTCAGAGGAGcgggaggaggtgaggaggaggctgacggaggccacagaccggGTCCGGCAGCTGGAGGAGGACCTGCTGGGAGTCACCCAGAGAGGCCTGCAGAAGGAGACGGAGCTGGACTG TCTGCGAGACCGCCTGAAGAAGCTGACGGTAGAGAGGGACAGCCTTGAGGGCCAGCTGAAGAACGAGAAGGATGAAAGGGACCTGTACAAG GCCCACTTgcgcagcacagagctggagaACACTAAGCTAAGCGCAGAGCTCCAGATGCTGAAGGCGGTGGAGCTGAACCGAGAGGTAACCATCGCACAGtttcaggaggagctggacaGGCTCAGAGCTTGTGTCGCCCAGCGGGACAGCCTGGAGAAAGAGCTGCTGGCACACAAGGCTGACAAG GCAGAGCTGTGCCGTGTGCGTGAGCAGCTCCGCCAGGCAGAGGAGCAGCTCCAGGCGTCGCGGCAGCAGGCCTCACTGCTAGCCTCGGAGCTCCGAGACTCAGCCAGCGCCCGTGACCACACGATGACTGAGCTTTACCGCGCCCGCTTGGAGGCTGACAAGCTCCGTGCCAGTCTTGCTGATGCTCAAGCTGAATGTCAACGTATGGAGAGCCAGCTAGACCGCATGAGGAGCACTGCACAGAAGGAAGTG GGTGTTGGGACAAGTGGAGAGATAACACCCAGCATCATGGTGGTGTCGGAGGCCGaggctgagctgcagagagaggtggaggagctgaagCTGCGCCTCCACATGGCTGCAGAGCACTACAAGGAGAAGTACCGGGAGTGTCAGCGCCTTCGCAGGCAGGTCGCTAAACTGAACACAACTGAGGCACAGGGG GAGCCGAAGAGAAATGCATCCACGGAAACTACGCTGGAGCCACTGACGCCAAGTCCAGACTCGCCAACAACAG GATGTATAGCTGCTGCAGTCCTTCATGAAGCCGCTGAGATGACAATCACTCGAGACCTCAGTGACAGGGAATCCTCACACGCAGATCTGTACAACAGcacagagaaggaggaagatCAAAGAGAGACAAAGCCAAAGGATAGACCTGAGATGGAGGCCGCAGGAGATTCAAACCAAGAGGAGAACAGACAGAAGgatgacaaagaaaaagaagagaataaagacagcctgccagaggagagcCTGAGGATGTTGAGCTGGGTGGAGGTGGAGAACGAGAGGATGAGCACCAAAGAAGAGCCCAGCAGCGGCGAGGCCGAGGCAGCACAGACGGCTGAAAACTTGAAGGAAGTTGCGGCAGAGCAGGTGCCGACGGAGGTAGCAGGGAGGAGAGGTGGGGAGGCGGAAAAGGAGCAGAGTCGGTCAGTGGAAGAGGAGCTGGCGATGATGGAGGAGAAGTGGAGGGAGCAGTGTGCAATCAACGAGACGCTCAAACAACGGCTGGCTGACGAGGAGGAAAGATTCAGA GTTCAGATGGCAGAGCGAGCCAGTGAAGTGACGGAGCTGAAACGCAACCTCGCCCAGGCCCTCAGAGACAAAGAACAACTGCAGGAG GAGCTGCAGCGCTACGTGTGCAGGCAGAGGGAGCAGGAAGCTTGTGCTCAGGGTGCTGACATGAGGCAGCCCATGATGCTGCGCTACCCCCTGCCATACCCTCAGGACCCTTCTCCTCCACCCCTGGTGCCACATAGGCCCGCTGAGCTGCAGTATGGCAATCCCTACTCCACCGACACCACAAGAG atcgGGTGGAAGCGGCCCCGTCTCCTGAGCACATGTCCCGTCCCCCACCTGAGGCCCCATCCTGCGCCCCTCCCTGCGCACCCCCGATCACACCTCCAAGTCCGAGCGCGGGTGCACCAGACTGGAACCAAGAGGTGGTCTGCATCCAGCCCGCCCGCAGCACCACCCCCCCTGAAGGCACGGAGCACCCGGCGGAGGAGCCGAGAAAT GAGTGA